A region of the Streptococcus oralis Uo5 genome:
AGGTTTTGGTGCTACTCAAATGCTGGGGGAAAATGAGGGGATTTATGTTGGCTACAGCTTAGATACTGGACGCAATGTCTATCTGAAACCTGCTCTTGCCAGTCAAGGGGTTAAGGGTTCAGTAACCAATGCGTTAGCGTCGGCTTTTGTTGGTTCGCTGGGTGGTGGTAAATCCTTTGCGAATAACCTTATCGTCTATTATGCGGTGCTTTATGGGGCACAAGCAGTGATTGTAGACCCAAAAGCAGAACGTGGCAGATGGAAAGAAACCTTGCCAGAGATTTCCCATGAAATCAATATCGTCACTCTGACTTCTGATGAGAAAAACAAAGGCTTACTTGACCCTTATGTGATTATGAAAAATCCCAAAGATTCTGAATCACTGGCTATTGATATTCTGACATTCCTTACGGGGATTTCCTCTCGTGATGGGGAACGCTTCCCAATCCTTAGAAAAGCCATTCGTGCAGTAACCAATAGTGAAGTACGAGGGTTGATGAAAGTGATTGAGGAATTACGGGTTGAGAATACGCCACTAAGTACCAGTATAGCCGACCATATCGAAAGTTTTACAGACTATGACTTTGCACATTTATTATTCAGTAATGGTTATGTGGAGCAGTCTATCAGCTTAGAAAAACAACTGAACATTATACAGGTTGCGGACTTGGTACTTCCCGACAAGGAAACTTCCTTTGAGGAATATACCACTATGGAGCTTTTATCCGTTGCTATGCTGATTGTCATTAGTACCTTTGCTTTAGACTTTATCCATACAGACCGAAGCATTTTCAAGATTGTAGATTTAGACGAAGCATGGAGCTTTTTACAGGTAGCACAAGGAAAAACACTATCTATGAAGCTGGTTCGGGCTGGTCGTGCTATGAACGCTGGGGTATATTTCGTGACCCAAAATACAGACGACCTCTTAGATGAAAAACTGAAAAATAACCTCGGCTTAAAATTTGCATTTCGTTCCACTGACCTTAACGAGATTAAAAAGACCTTAGCCTTTTTTGGTGTAGACCCAGAGGACGAAAACAATCAGAAGCGATTGCGTGATTTGGAAAACGGGCAATGCCTTATCAGTGATTTATATGGTCGTGTCGGTGTGATACAGTTCCACCCTGTATTTGAAGAACTGCTCCATGCCTTTGATACCAGACCACCTGTGCGAAAAGAGGTGTAAATGTGAAACCATCAATAGTAAACAGAATAAAATCAAACTGGACGCTGAAACGTCTAGGTAAAGTGGCAATGACAGTGGCTTTCACACTTGTGATTGCCATTTTTCTTTTAGCCATGCTGGGAACGGTGGTTCAAGCTGCGGGCTTGGTAGATGATACGGTCAATGTGGCAAATGAATACAGCCGATACCCACTTGAAAACTATCAACTGGATTTTTATGTGGATAATAGCTGGGGCTGGCTTCCGTGGAACTGGTCGGACGGGATTGGAAAACAGGTCATGTATGGACTATATGCCATTACCAATTTTATTTGGACAATCAGTTTGTATGTTTCCAATGCGACAGGTTACTTAGTACAGGAAGCCTATTCCTTAGACTTCATTTCCGCTACAGCAGATTCCATTGGTAAGAATATGCAGACCTTAGCTGGTGTGAGTGCAAACGGATTTTCAACAGAGGGTTTCTATGTTGGATTCCTCTTACTCTTGATTTTGGTTCTTGGGGTTTATGTTGCCTATACGGGACTGATAAAGAGAGAAACCACAAAGGCAATTCATGCCATTATGAATTTTGTGCTGGTGTTTATCCTATCGGCTTCCTTTATTGCCTACGCTCCCGACTACATTAAAAAAATCAATGACTTTTCATCAGACATCAGTAATGCCAGTTTATCACTTGGCACGAAGATTGTCATGCCCCATTCCGATAGTCAAGGCAAGGACAGCGTGGACTTAATCAGAGATAGCCTGTTTTCCATACAGGTTCAGCAACCGTGGCTACTGCTTCAATACAACAGTTCAGACATTGAAAGTATCGGTATTGACCGTGTGGAAAGCCTGCTCTCCACCAGCCCAGATTCCAACAATGGCGAAGACAGAGAAAAAATTGTTGCGGAAGAAATTGAAGACAGAAGCAATACCAATCTAACCATTACAAAGACCATTAACCGTTTAGGTACAGTCTTCTTCCTATTTGTCTTCAATATTGGGATTTCCATATTTGTATTCCTATTAACAGGAATCATGATTTTCTCGCAGGTACTTTTTATCATCTATGCTATGTTTCTGCCTGTGAGCTTTATTTTAAGCATGATTCCATCATTTGATGGTATGTCAAAACGAGCCATAACAAAGCTCTTTAATACCATTTTGACACGAGCTGGAATCACATTGATTATTACGACAGCATTTAGTATTTCAACCATGCTCTATACCTTATCGGCTGGTTATCCGTTCTTTTTGATTGCTTTTCTACAGATTGTGACCTTTGCAGGAATCTACTTCAAGCTGGGCGATTTAATGAGTATGTTTTCTCTACAGAGTAACGATTCTCAAAGTGTGGGAAGTCGTGTGATGAGAAAACCTCGTATGCTTATGCACGCTCACATGCACCGTCTACAGCGGAAACTTGGACGTTCCATGACTACTCTAGGGGCTGGGTCTGCCATTGTTACAGGTAAAAAAGGACAGTCGGGTTCGGGGAGTTCTGCAAGGACACAAGCAGATCACTCCCGACCAGACGGAAAGGAAAAATCAACACTTGGAAAACGTATCGGTCAAACCATCGGTACAGTAGCTGATACCAAAGACAGAATGGTAGACACTGCTAGTGGTTTGAAAGAACAGGTTAAAGATTTGCCGACCAATGCAAGATATGCAGTATATCAAGGAAAATCCAAAGTAAAAGAGAATGTCCGTGATTTAACCAGTAGTATTTCTCAAACCAAAGCGGACAGAGCCAGTGGACGCAAGGAACAGCAGGAACAAAGGCGAAAAACCATTGCGAAGCGTCGCTCTGAAATGGAACAGGTCAAACAGAAAAAACAGCCTGCTTCTTCTGTTCATGAAAGACCGACTACAAGACAAGAACAATATCATGATGAACAGACCTCAAAACAGTCTAATATTCAGACTTCATATAAGGAATCTCAACAAGCCAAACAAGAGCGTCCAGCAGTTAAGTCCGATTTTTCAAGTCCAAAAGTGGAACGCCAAGGCAATACCGTTCAAGAAAAAACCGTTCAAAAGCCAGTAACTTCAACCACTACAGCAGATAGAACTTCACAACGTCCAATCACAAAAGAACGTCCGTCTACTGTTCAAAGAGTACCACTACAAAATACAAGAAGTAGACCACCAATCAAAACCGCCACCATTAAGAAAGTCGGTAAGAAACCATGAAGTTGAAAACTTTAGTGATTGGTGGTTCTGGATTATTCTTGATGGTCTTCTCACTGCTTCTGTTTGTTGCCATTTTATTTTCAGATGAACAGGACAGCGGAATTTCCAATATTCATTATGGAGGTGTGAATGTTTCCGCAGAAGTGCTGGCTCATAAGCCTATGGTAGAAAAATATGCCAAAGAATATGGCGTTGAAGAATATGTCAACATACTTCTTGCGATTATACAGGTGGAATCGGGCGGTACTGCGGAAGATGTTATGCAGTCCTCGGAATCCCTCGGTCTTCCACCTAATTCATTGAGTACAGAAGAATCCATTAAGCAAGGTGTGAAGTATTTCAGTGAATTATTAGCCAGTAGCGAAAGGCTCAGTGTAGATTTAGAATCGGTTATCCAGTCCTACAATTATGGTGGTGGTTTCTTAGGGTATGTGGCTAATCGTGGAAATAAATATACCTTTGAACTGGCTCAAAGTTTCTCAAAAGAGTATTCAGGTGGCGAAAAAGTGTCTTACCCCAATCCCATAGCCATACCTATCAATGGGGGCTGGCGATACAACTATGGCAATATGTTTTATGTGCAACTGGTAACGCAGTATCTTGTCACAACAGAGTTTGATGATGATACGGTACAAGCCATCATGGACGAAGCACTGAAATATGAGGGCTGGCGATACGTTTACGGTGGAGCTTCCCCGACTACTTCTTTTGATTGTAGCGGACTGACACAATGGACGTATGGAAAAGCTGGAATTAACTTACCACGAACCGCACAACAGCAATATGATGTGACCCAGCATATCCCACTATCGGAAGCACAAGCTGGCGATTTGGTTTTCTTTCATTCTACCTATAACGCTGGCTCTTATATTACTCATGTTGGGATATACCTTGGCAATAACCGTATGTTTCATGCAGGCGACCCAATCGGTTATGCCGACTTAACAAGCCCCTACTGGCAACAGCATTTAGTGGGAGCAGGACGAATCAAACAATGAGAAAGGAAGATTTAATGATGAAATTTAGAAAAAATCAGAATAAAGAAAAACAGATACCAAAGGAAAAGAAACCTCGTGTCTACTATAAGGTCAATCCTCATAAAAAGGTTGTGATTGCCTTGTGGGTACTTTTAGGGCTTAGTTTCAGCTTTGCGATATTCAAGCACTTTACAGCTATAGATACTCATACTATTCACGAAACAACTATCATAGAAAAGGAATACGTTGATACTCATCATGTAGAAAATTTTGTAGAGAACTTTGCGAAAGTCTACTATTCATGGGAGCAATCCGATAAGTCCATTGATAATCGAATGGAAAGTCTAAAAGGCTATCTGACAGATGAACTTCAAGCTCTCAATGTTGATACAGTACGCAAAGATATTCCTGTATCGTCTTCTGTAAGAGGATTTCAGATATGGACGGTAGAGCCAACTGGCGACAATGAGTTTAATGTAACCTACAGTGTAGACCAGCTCATTACAGAGGGAGAAAATACAAAGACCGTCCACTCTGCTTATATAGTGAGTGTCTATGTAGATGGTTCTGGAAATATGGTACTGGTTAAGAATCCGACCATTACCAACATACCTAAGAAATCAAGTTATAAACCAAAAGCCATTGAAAGTGAGGGGACGGTTGATTCCATTACAACCAATGAAATCAATGAGTTTTTAACGACGTTCTTCAAGCTCTATCCTACAGCGACAGCCAGTGAACTTTCCTACTATGTGAATGACGGGATATTAAAACCAATCGGAAAAGAGTACATCTTTCAAGAACTGGTAAATCCTATTCACAATCGTAAGGATAATCAAGTCACGGTATCGCTGACAGTGGAGTATATCGACCAGCAGACCAAAGCAACGCAGGTATCTCAATTTGATTTGGTACTTGAAAAGAACGGGAGTAATTGGAAGATTATAGAATAACAAATATTGGTACATTATTACAGCTATTTTGTAATCACGTACTCTCTTTGATAAAAAATTGGAGATTCCTTTACAAATATGCTCTTACGTGCTATAATTTAAGTATCTATTTAAAAGGAGTTAATAAATATGCGGCAAGGTATTCTTAAATAAACTGTCAATTTGATAGTGGGAACAAATAATTAGATGTCCTTTTTTAGGAGGGCTTAGTTTTTTGTACCCAGTTTAAGAATACCTTTATCATGTGATTCTAAAGTATCCAGAGAATATCTGTATGCTTTGTATACCTATGGTTATGCATAAAAAATCCCAGTGATAAAAGTATTTATCACTGGGATTTTTATGCCCTTTTGGGTTTTTGAATGGAGGAAAATCACATGAAAATTATTAATATTGGAGTTTTAGCTCATGTTGATGCAGGAAAAACTACCTTAACAGAAAGCTTATTATATAACAGTGGAGCGATTACAGAATTAGGAAGCGTGGACAAAGGTACAACGAGGACGGATAATACGCTTTTAGAACGTCAGAGAGGAATTACAATTCAGACAGGAATAACCTCTTTTCAGTGGGAAAATACGAAGGTGAACATCATAGACACGCCAGGACATATGGATTTCTTAGCAGAAGTATATCGTTCATTATCAGTTTTAGATGGGGCAATTCTACTGATTTCTGCAAAAGATGGCGTACAAGCACAAACTCGTATATTATTTCATGCACTTAGGAAAATGGGGATTCCCACAATCTTTTTTATCAATAAGATTGACCAAAATGGAATTGATTTATCAACGGTTTATCAGGATATTAAAGAGAAACTTTCTGCCGAAATTGTAATCAAACAGAAGGTAGAACTGTATCCTAATATGTGTGTGACGAACTTTACCGAATCTGAACAATGGGATACGGTAATAGAGGGAAACGATGACCTTTTAGAGAAATATATGTCCGGTAAATCATTAGAAGCATTGGAACTCGAACAAGAGGAAAGCATAAGATTTCATAATTGTTCCCTGTTCCCTGTTTATCATGGAAGTGCAAAAAGTAATATAGGGATTGATAACCTTATAGAAGTTATTACTAATAAATTTTATTCATCAACACATCGAGGTCCGTCTGAACTTTGCGGAAATGTTTTCAAAATTGAATATACAAAAAAAAGACAACGTCTTGCATATATACGCCTTTATAGTGGAGTACTACATTTACGAGATTCGGTTAGAGTATCAGAAAAAGAAAAAATAAAAGTTACAGAAATGTATACTTCAATAAATGGTGAATTATGTAAGATTGATAGAGCTTATTCTGGAGAAATTGTTATTTTGCAAAATGAGTTTTTGAAGTTAAATAGTGTTCTTGGAGATACAAAACTATTGCCACAGAGAAAAAAGATTGAAAATCCGCACCCTCTACTACAAACAACTGTTGAACCGAGTAAACCTGAACAGAGAGAAATGTTGCTTGATGCCCTTTTGGAAATCTCAGATAGTGATCCGCTTCTACGATATTACGTGGATTCTACGACACATGAAATTATACTTTCTTTCTTAGGGAAAGTACAAATGGAAGTGATTAGTGCACTGTTGCAAGAAAAGTATCATGTGGAGATAGAACTAAAAGAGCCTACAGTCATTTATATGGAGAGACCGTTAAAAAATGCAGAATATACCATTCACATCGAAGTGCCGCCAAATCCTTTCTGGGCTTCCATTGGTTTATCTGTATCACCGCTTCCGTTGGGAAGTGGAATGCAGTATGAGAGCTCGGTTTCTCTTGGATACTTAAATCAATCATTTCAAAATGCAGTTATGGAAGGGATACGCTATGGTTGCGAACAAGGATTATATGGTTGGAATGTGACGGATTGTAAAATCTGTTTTAAGTACGGTTTATACTATAGCCCTGTTAGTACTCCAGCAGATTTTCGGATGCTTACTCCTATTGTACTGGAGCAAGCCTTTAGAAAAGCTGGAACAGAATTGTTAGAGCCATATCTTAGTTTTAAAGTTTATGCACCACAGGAATATCTTTCACGGGCATATAACGATGCTCCCAAATATTGTGCAAATATCGTAAATACTCAACTGAAAAATAATGAGGTCATTCTTAGTGGAGAAATCCCTGCTCGGTGTATTCAAGAATATCGTAGTGATTTAACTTTCTTTACAAATGGACGTAGTGTTTGTTTAACAGAGTTAAAAGGGTACCATGTTACTACCGGTGAACCTGTTTGCCAGCCCCGTCGTCCAAATAGTCGGATAGATAAAGTACGATATATGTTCAATAAAATAACTTAGTGTATTTTATGTTGTTATATAAATATGGTTTCTTGTTAAATAAGATGAAATATTTTTTAATAAAGATTTGAATTAAAGTGTAAAGGAGGAGATAGTTATTATAAACTACAAGTGGATATTGTGTCCTGTATGTGGAAATAAAACACGATTAAAGATAAGGGAAGATACTGAATTAAAAAAATTCCCCCTCTATTGTCCGAAATGCAGACAAGAAAATTTAATTGAAATAAAGCAGTTCAAAGTAACTGTGATTACAGAGCCAGACGCAAAGACGCAGAGCCGATAAAATGAGATTAATACAATCTCATTTTATCGGCTCTTTCCGTTATGTATGGATTCTTTTAATTAGTCTTCGATGTTTCTTGCTTCGTTGATACCGCTGGCTAAAGATTCCATTAAGGATAGTTCTTTGTCTGTAAAGCTATCCATGTATTTCTCTATCTGTAATCGTCGGGTGCTTTTTACCAAGTTATTAGCAGGTAGGGGTCCCGAGCGCCTACGAGGAATTTGTATCGATAAGAAATAGATTTAAAAATTTCGCTGTTATTTTGTACATTTAACTTGACGGTGACATCTCTCTATTGTGAGTTATTAGTGGTACAGTTTTCAACCGTTTTAATTATAAAAAAGTGGTGCATTTTTAAATTGGCACAAACAGGTAACGGTTATTGCAGGTGTATTTCTTATCTATGGGTTTAACATGGATTTTATCATTAAAATCATGAGTATTGTCCGAGAGTGATTGGTCTTGCGTATGGTTAACCCTAAAGTTATGGAAATAAGACTTAGAAGCAAACTTAAGAGTGTGTTGATTGTGCATTATCTTAAAATTTTGTATAATAGGAATTGAAGTTAAATTAGATGCTAAAAATTTGTAATTAAGAAGGAGGGATTCGTCATGTTGGTATTCCAAATGCGTAATGTAGATAAAACATCTACTGTTTTGAAACAGACTAAAAACAGTGATTACGCAGATAAATAAATACGTTAGATTAATTCCTACCAGTGACTAATCTTATGACTTTTTAAACAGATAACTAAAATTACAAACAAATCGTTTAACTTCTGTATTTATTTATAGATGTAATCACTTCAGGAGTGATTACATGAACAAAAATATAAAATATTCTCAAAACTTTTTAACGAGTGAAAAAGTACTCAACCAAATAATAAAACAATTGAATTTAAAAGAAACCGATACCGTTTACGAAATTGGAACAGGTAAAGGGCATTTAACGACGAAACTGGCTAAAATAAGTAAACAGGTAACGTCTATTGAATTAGACAGTCATCTATTCAACTTATCGTCAGAAAAATTAAAACTGAACATTCGTGTCACTTTAATTCACCAAGATATTCTACAGTTTCAATTCCCTAACAAACAGAGGTATAAAATTGTTGGGAATATTCCTTACCATTTAAGCACACAAATTATTAAAAAAGTGGTTTTTGAAAGCCATGCGTCTGACATCTATCTGATTGTTGAAGAAGGATTCTACAAGCGTACCTTGGATATTCACCGAACACTAGGGTTGCTCTTGCACACTCAAGTCTCGATTCAGCAATTGCTTAAGCTGCCAGCGGAATGCTTTCATCCTAAACCAAAAGTAAACAGTGTCTTAATAAAACTTACCCGCCATACCACAGATGTTCCAGATAAATATTGGAAGCTATATACGTACTTTGTTTCAAAATGGGTCAATCGAGAATATCGTCAACTGTTTACTAAAAATCAGTTTCATCAAGCAATGAAACACGCCAAAGTAAACAATTTAAGTACCGTTACTTATGAGCAAGTATTGTCTATTTTTAATAGTTATCTATTATTTAACGGGAGGAAATAATTCTATGAGTCGCTTTTGTAAATTTGGAAAGTTACACGTTACTAAAGGGAATGTAGATAAATTATTAGGTATACTACTGACAGCTTCCAAGGAGCTAAAGAGGTCCCTAGCGCCTACGGGGAATTTGTATCGATAAGGAATAGATTTAAAAATTTCGCTGTTATTTTGTACAATAAGGATAAATTTGAATGGTACCATAAACGACCGTTTATGGTACCTTTTCATTTTCCTGCTTTTTCTAAATGTTTTTTAAGTAAATCAAGTACCAAAATCCGTTCCTTTTTCATAGTTCCTATATAGTTATACTTAATGAGTTATGGTACATTTAAATTATAAAATTAAGGAGGTTTTTTTATGATTTTTGGCTATGCTCGAGTGAGTACGGATGATCAAAATCTTAGTTTACAAATTGATGCACTTACTCATTATGGAATTGATAAATTATTTCAAGAAAAAGTAACTGGTGCGAAAAAAGACCGACCGCAATTAGAAGAAATGATCAACCTACTACGTGAAGGAGATTCTGTTGTCATTTACAAGTTAGATCGAATTTCACGATCAACTAAACATTTGATTGAACTTTCTGAATTATTTGAAGAACTTAGTGTCAATTTTATATCTATTCAAGATAACGTAGATACTTCAACGTCTATGGGAAGATTCTTTTTCCGAGTTATGGCTAGTTTAGCAGAACTGGAACGGGATATTATTATTGAACGAACTAACTCTGGTCTTAAGGCAGCCAGAGTCCGAGGAAAAAAAGGGGGCCGTCCAAGTAAAGGTAAGCTATCAATTGATTTAGCTTTAAAAATGTATGACAGCAAAGAGTATTCTATTCGTCAAATTCTTGATGCCTCTAAATTAAGCAAAACAACCTTTTACCGTTACCTCAATAAAAGGAATGCTTAAGATATGGCTATGAAAAGAATTTTAACTACTTCACAGCGTGAACAACTTCTTTCTGTAGACCACTTATCAGAAGAGGATTTTAAAGCGTATTTTAGTTTTTCTGATTATGATCTGGAGGTTATTAATCAACACCGTGGAAAGGTCAATAAACTAGGATTTGCGATACAACTTTGTTTGGCCCGGTATCCTGGGTGTTCTTTAAGTAATTGGCCGATTAAATCAACCAGACTAACTTCTTATGTGAGTCGACAGCTCCATCTTGATGCAATTGATTTAAATTCATATGATCATAGAAATACACGTGCAAATCACTTCAACGAGATCTTAGAAGTATTCAACTATCATCGATTCGGTAGTGCTAATACACAAAAACAGTTAATAGAATATTTAATTGAACTAGCTTTAGAAAATGATGACTCTATCTATCTAATGAAAAAAACAATTGATTTCTTAACTCGAAAAAGAATTATTTTTCCATCTATAGCTACACTTGAAGACATTATAAGCCGCTGTCGAGATAAAGCAGAAAACAACTTATTTTCAATATTACTCTGTTCATTAACAGATATACAAATTGAAAAACTAGAGAGTTTGTTTCAAATTTATGAAGAGACGAAAATAACTAAACTCGCTTGGCTAAAAGACATTCCAGGTAAGGCAAATCCAGAAAGCTTTATGAGTATTTGTAAAAAAGTGGAAGTGATTGCTTCCATGGGACTCGGGACAATTAATGTCTCCCATATTAATCGGAACAGGTTTCTTCAGCTAGCTAGACTAGGGGAAAATTATGATGCATATGACTTCTCCCGTTTTGAGCTTGAAAAAAGATACTCTTTACTTATTGCTTTTTTAGTCAATCATCATCAATATCTGATCGATCAACTGATTGAGATTAATGACCGCATTTTAGCAAGTATTAAACGCAAAGGGACACGTGATTCACAAGAACAGTTAAAAGAAAAAGGAAAATTGGCTACTAAAAAATTGGAACATTATGCTTCTTTAATTGATGCTCTTCACTTTGCAAAAGATAATGATAGTAATCCTTTTGACGAAATTGAACGAATCATGCCTTGGGAAGATTTAGTACAAGATGGAGAAGAAGCTAAAAAAATTACAGGTAATAAAAATCATGGCTATTTAGAAATGGTTCGAAATAAAGCTAATTACCTCCGAAGATACACGCCAATGTTATTGAGGACCCTTTCGTTCAAAGCAACTCCGGCAGCAAATCCAGTCCTCATGGCCCTAACTCAACTAACTGATTTACACAATAGTGGTAAAAGAAAAATACCGGCAGATACTTCTACTGATTTTGTGAGTAAAAAATGGAAAAGCCTTGTTCGGCCAGAAGAGGGGAAAATAGATCGGTCTTACTATGAGTTAGTAGCTTTCACCGAGCTAAAGAACAATATTCGATCAGGAGATATTTCAGTTGAAGGAAGTATGATCCATCGAAATATTGATGATTACTTAGTTGATTTATCTGCTTGTATTGATTCAGAAACTATTCCAGACACGTTTGAGGACTATTTAAAGGATCGGGAAATAATTTTAGATTTACAGCTTCAATTTTATTCGACAGTTGATAAGAGAATTTCAAGAGCAAACCTTAAAAAGTTGGAAAAAGTTACACCTAGCGAAGCAGAAATATATAGAAAAAAACTTTATTCAATAATTCCTAAGATAAGGCTTAGTGATCTTTTAATTGAGGTGGACAGTTGGACCAACTTTTCACAAGAATTTAGTCATGATTCTACAGGGAAACCGCCGAGTGAACAAGAAAGAAAAATTATTTTTGCTGCTTTGCTGGGTTTAGGGATGAATATTGGTCTTGAAAAAATGGCCCAATCAACTCCTGGAATTTCTTATTCTCAGTTAGCCAATGCCAAACAATGGCGCTTTTATAAAGAAGCTCTGACTCGTGCTCAATCTGTTTTGGTTAATTATCAGTTAAAGCTTCCTGTTGCAGACTTTTGGGGTGAAGGAAAAACCACTGCTTCAGACGGAATGCGCGTCCCAGTGGGCGTCTCAGCTCTAAAATCCGATGTTAATCCACATTACAAAAGTATGGAAAAAGGAGCTACAATGATTCGATCAATAAATGATAGGCATACGACTCATCATATCGAGGTTGCTTCAACTAATACAAGGGAAGCTACTCATACCCTTGATGGCCTACTTTATCATGAAACAGATCTAGATATTGAGGAACATTTTACTGATACAAATGGGTATTCTGATCAGGTGTTTGGAATGACCGCATTACTAGGCTTTGATTTTGAACCTCGCATCAGAAATATAAAAAAATCACAATTATTTTCTATCAAATCACCTTCCTACTACCCTAACTTATCAGAAGATATAAGCGGAAAAATCAATGTAAAAATTATTGAAGAAAACTATGATGAAATTAAACGAATCGCCTATTCGATTCAAACAGGAAAAGTATCTAGTTCTTTACTATTAGGAAAGCTAGGCTCATACGCACGTAAGAATAGAGTAGCTCTTGCACTGAGAGAACTAGGTCGCATTGAAAAGAGCATTTTTATGATAGATTATATTACAGATAGTGAGCTACGGCGAAGGATCACTCATGGACTAA
Encoded here:
- a CDS encoding Tn3 family transposase, whose protein sequence is MAMKRILTTSQREQLLSVDHLSEEDFKAYFSFSDYDLEVINQHRGKVNKLGFAIQLCLARYPGCSLSNWPIKSTRLTSYVSRQLHLDAIDLNSYDHRNTRANHFNEILEVFNYHRFGSANTQKQLIEYLIELALENDDSIYLMKKTIDFLTRKRIIFPSIATLEDIISRCRDKAENNLFSILLCSLTDIQIEKLESLFQIYEETKITKLAWLKDIPGKANPESFMSICKKVEVIASMGLGTINVSHINRNRFLQLARLGENYDAYDFSRFELEKRYSLLIAFLVNHHQYLIDQLIEINDRILASIKRKGTRDSQEQLKEKGKLATKKLEHYASLIDALHFAKDNDSNPFDEIERIMPWEDLVQDGEEAKKITGNKNHGYLEMVRNKANYLRRYTPMLLRTLSFKATPAANPVLMALTQLTDLHNSGKRKIPADTSTDFVSKKWKSLVRPEEGKIDRSYYELVAFTELKNNIRSGDISVEGSMIHRNIDDYLVDLSACIDSETIPDTFEDYLKDREIILDLQLQFYSTVDKRISRANLKKLEKVTPSEAEIYRKKLYSIIPKIRLSDLLIEVDSWTNFSQEFSHDSTGKPPSEQERKIIFAALLGLGMNIGLEKMAQSTPGISYSQLANAKQWRFYKEALTRAQSVLVNYQLKLPVADFWGEGKTTASDGMRVPVGVSALKSDVNPHYKSMEKGATMIRSINDRHTTHHIEVASTNTREATHTLDGLLYHETDLDIEEHFTDTNGYSDQVFGMTALLGFDFEPRIRNIKKSQLFSIKSPSYYPNLSEDISGKINVKIIEENYDEIKRIAYSIQTGKVSSSLLLGKLGSYARKNRVALALRELGRIEKSIFMIDYITDSELRRRITHGLNKTEAINALARELFFGRRGKFMERDIRRQLQSASALNVLINAISIWNAVYLQAAYNYLVKIDPEVTKYMKHVSPINWEHITFLGEYKFDLLSIPKHLRELNIKNK